From the Pseudomonadota bacterium genome, one window contains:
- a CDS encoding calcium/sodium antiporter produces the protein MLAAFLAVVLGLGLLVWSADHFIEGSAATARHFGMPPLLIGMVIIGFGTSAPEMVVSALAAFQGNPGLAVGNAYGSNISNIALILGLTALINPITIHSQVLRREIPLLLAVTALAAWQFGDDQLTRGEALVLLGVFGALMVWTIHQGLKSKTDPLSHEIIKTLENKAVPLEQSVSRLLVGLVLLIVSSRLLVWGAVAIAQAFGVSDLVIGLTIVAVGTSLPELASSMIATRKGEHDLALGNILGSNLFNTLAVVGIAGAIQPLRVAPEVLYRDIPFIAGLTVSLLILSYRFRQSRRGNRINRFAGASLLTAYLAYTAYLIRGFF, from the coding sequence GCTCTTGGTCTGGAGCGCCGACCATTTCATCGAGGGCTCGGCCGCGACCGCGCGCCATTTCGGCATGCCGCCGCTTTTGATCGGCATGGTGATCATCGGTTTCGGCACTTCCGCACCGGAGATGGTGGTTTCCGCCTTGGCGGCTTTTCAGGGAAACCCCGGGCTGGCCGTGGGTAACGCTTACGGTTCGAATATCAGCAATATCGCGCTGATTCTCGGGCTTACGGCCCTGATCAACCCCATTACCATTCATTCCCAGGTGCTGCGCCGGGAAATCCCGCTGCTGCTCGCCGTCACCGCCCTGGCGGCCTGGCAATTCGGGGATGACCAGCTCACCCGTGGCGAAGCCCTGGTCTTACTCGGCGTCTTTGGCGCGCTGATGGTCTGGACCATCCATCAGGGCCTGAAAAGTAAAACCGACCCCCTGAGCCATGAGATAATTAAAACGCTGGAGAACAAAGCGGTACCGCTGGAACAAAGCGTCTCCCGGTTGCTTGTCGGCCTGGTCCTACTGATTGTCAGCTCCCGTCTTCTGGTCTGGGGCGCGGTTGCCATCGCCCAGGCCTTTGGCGTCAGTGATTTGGTCATCGGCCTGACCATCGTCGCGGTGGGCACCTCGCTGCCCGAGCTGGCCTCTTCAATGATCGCCACCCGTAAAGGCGAGCATGATCTCGCTCTGGGCAATATCCTGGGCTCCAACCTTTTTAACACCCTGGCCGTGGTCGGCATTGCCGGAGCCATTCAGCCCCTGCGCGTCGCGCCCGAAGTCCTCTATCGCGATATTCCATTCATAGCCGGGCTGACCGTTTCCCTGCTTATTCTGAGCTATCGCTTTCGCCAATCCCGCCGCGGCAACCGCATCAACCGCTTCGCCGGCGCGTCCCTGCTGACCGCTTACCTTGCCTATACCGCGTATCTGATCAGAGGTTTTTTCTGA